Below is a genomic region from Brassica rapa cultivar Chiifu-401-42 chromosome A08, CAAS_Brap_v3.01, whole genome shotgun sequence.
CTAGTGATGATGACTATCTACTTTGTGCTTTTGGTTTCTCTATTTATGCTTTTGGTCTCTCTGTAGTTTTGTGCTTTtggtctctttctttttcttttagcGTGTACTCCTGTCCGAATCCCTCTCCTGTGTGGTGATCTTATTCCTCTGAACGTCTTTAGATTGTGGTAATATCgggatttgattttgttttgtcgGAAACTGTTATCGGTTTGTGGGAATCCCTCTCCGGTGTGTCTGTTTGTCTCGGAATCTACAGATTCTATAGGTTTCTTACGTAACAAGTCACTATACTGTGGGAAAATATCCCGAAAAATGGATCTCCTTCACTTGTAATCATTGTGAAGAAGAAACGACAGGCCAATATTCAACAATGGTACGTGAACGTCTTACTTTACTGTAGATCTCTCTCCCTTACATAGCTCACTCACTGTAGGCAGTTTGATTGTCCAGTTTTAGGGAGcttaaaattattagtattgTTAGGTTTTGTCTATTCATATTGAcattgttgttgtttctttaGCATTTTGAATTATTGTgatgtttttttggtaaattgcAGGGAACTCCGGTAAATATGATTGTAGGTTCTCATGTTTGGGTTGAAGAAGACTCAGACGTGGCTTGGATTGATGGCGAGGTTGAACAGCTCACTGGAGAAGAAGTTGTGATCCAAGCCACAACTGGAAAGAAGGCAAGCCAATCACACTAACTGTTAACATTTCATCTTGTCACCTATAATTAATATCCCATAACTGTTTTGTATTATATAGATCACTGCAAAGTTGTCAAAGATATACCCAAAGGATGTGGAAGCTCCTGCAGGTGGTGTTGATGACTTGACAAAGCTGTCTTACCTGCACGAACCTGGTGTCCTTCAGAACTTAAAGATCAGATATGAACTTAATGAGATCTATGTTAGTACTTATAACAAATATGTCGAAACCTTTTGATTGTTTAATGTCTTGACTAGAATCTATTTGTTCATGACAGACATACACAGGAAACATCGTTATAGCGATTAATCCTTGGCCGTGAGATAGATGGATGGATggaagctatatatatatatatatattttttttttttatcttgttaattATGCTATAACGATTTATATTTcttagtaagtacattgaaatCTGGTTACATAAGCGATTGCTCTATTGGAGTCTGTAACTTTGGTTGATGTGTAGATATCTCAAAAAACATGAATAAATATGTAGAGACTAATGGACAATAGTCTTTAATCTCTAAAAATgagtgtaaaatataattttcacatAAAATTTTTTGATGAAACTataagatataaaaaaaaattgaaccaaTTCAGTAATTAACAAATTGATTGTAAGTTGGAAATAGATGATACATCTCAATTTAATTTCTACTACTTTTAGCATTACATTATCTGGGTCAATCGCTTCTGTCGAATACTTAAATGGCTTCTttgtaataaaatttagaaCTCAGGGACTTTGCTATAAAACACTTGTAAAAGTTTCCCGCGTGTGGGGCCGTTGGTGACGTGGAACATTTCCCCTCTCGCTTCATCTTCATTAAACAAAAGTCAAAAGGTCAACACAGTGGCATAGTCGTAAATCCAGCAAACTTAGTCCCTTCTCTTTTTCCTCCTCGCCGGCAAAGTTTCCGTCGTTGCTTCTCTTCACTCCCACCACGAAGAATCTAAGGGGCGGTGAGGCTTATCTTCAAAAGCTACACAGAGGTAGCAGTCGTGAGCAGAATCGCACCAACGATGCAGTTCCGCCATCGGATCAAAAGCGGATAAACGGTGCTCCGATTCTTCTTCCGTCCCGGAGACCACTTCTTCTTCGGTGACCTCTTATGCTCCGATCTCTGTTACGAATCGTTCGTTCGGATTACATATCCTCAGAGGAGGAGTACCAAGCGCAGTTAGCCCTAGCGATCAGTGCGTCGAATTCTCAGTCCTGTGAGGTTCCGGAGAAGCATCAGATCCTAGCGGCGACGCTTCTGAGCTTGGGAAGCCGTTACCGGGTGGAGTCAAGGAGGGATTAATCGGAGGTGGTTGCCGAGAGGTTATCGAGACAGTACTGGGTAAGTATTATCTTCATTCTAAACATACTTATCGAGCCTTGCTCATAGTGAATTCGAGGTGTGAGGAGCCTGATCAGAGTACAGCCGAACTTAGCATTTCTTGATTGGATCCTATAGCTAATTTGAATCTGTAACCTTAGTAACTGGTATTGTACTTTCACTAAGAATATGGTGTGCTTGACTATTTGGAGAAAGTTGTTGATGGTTTCTACGATGTTTACAGCCTATCCGCAGACTCAGCTAAGCAGGGAGATATGCCAGTGCCATCACTCGAAGATCTTGAAAGCAACCATGGAACACGTGGCTTTGAAGCTGTGGTTGTGAATCGACCCATTGATCCTTCCCTGGATGAGTTTCTTCAAATTGCGCAATGTATTGCACTGGATTGTCATTCTCCAAGTGTTAACGTGCTGGTTACAGAGGCTGGCTGAACTTGTCACAGGGCATATGGGTAGGTCTGCGAAAGATTACAGTATAGTATCGGCAAGGTGGACTGAGAAGAGTACTGAGTTCAAGGCAGCACTAAACACTTGTGTATTCCCTCTTGGATTTGTAAATATTGGTCTCTCCAGGCATCGTGCTCTGCTTTTCTAGGTAATTTCTTGAACCCTCGTTCTTGATTTAGTGGCTTTTCTTATCCCATTTCCTTTTCCGGTGGAAAATATGTTTACTTGTGGCTAGTTATGAACTTCTTTACTGATGGACTGACTTTAAATGAAATCATTTGTGAGCGAAAGCCTTGTGCTGTGAAATGAATACCgagattttttgttgttgtacactctgatagttttttttttttttgttgactgAGTTCCAACCTCTTGCGTTGGAATCTGACATGTCATTGGCTGATAATATCTGTGGTGCTTCAGTCTCAAAGTACCTCTGCTCAGTTATCTGAGTTAGCTGATTTCTTTGTGCCTTGATTGAATGAGACATCAACAACTAATTTTCGCACCTAAGTTGATGCCTTGCTGCTTATGCTCGTATATCTTGTTTGATAATTGTAATTGATTCATGTCATTTTATTCTCCCCATGTAGGTTTTGGCAGATAGTGTCAGGTTGCTTTGTAGGTTGGTAAAAGGTAACCATTACACGAGCAACGAGGATGATGCAGTGAACACAATACGACTGGAACGGTGAAAACTCTTTTATCCCACTACGTTTTGATACACATGCCATTTCCAGCTGGCATCTCCTTTTCTGATGAGAaacattttgaattttgttagcCTGAATGGATGGCTCCAGAAGTTCTACGCAATGAGCCTTCAAATGAAAAATGAGTAGCTTAGACGTTCAGTTCCGTACTCGGCTCTACTACAATATTTACTCTTACTTTCACCTTTTTGaaggaaaataaaagaaaagtttgTTGGTTCTTTTCGCAGGTGTGATGTGTACAGTTTCGGGGTGATTCTGATTCTATGGGAACTAGCAACATTGAGATCGCCTTGGCGAGGAATGAACCCAATGCAAGAAGTAGGAGGAGTTGGTTTCCAGAATCGCGGGCTTGAGAGATCCCAAAGGAACTTGATCCTGTGGTGGGAAGAATCATCTTGGAATGTTGGCAAACGTAAGTCGtgtaaaaactcaaaaacacTCAACAGAATCTGCAAAGAGGTGACAAATGTACTCTTATTAATGTTTTGTGTTTGGATAGGATGATCCGAATCTGCGGCCGTCCTTTGCTCAGCTGACGGAAGTGCTGAAGCCTTTGAACCAGCTCGTGTTTCCTTCACCACAATAGTTTTCAACTGTGAATACATGAAAGACGGTTAATCATACTACCATGCTTCATAAGTCTTAGATTAGAGGAATGTAAATGAAATCAATTTTCTATATGTTTTGGTGTATTTGTTATAGGAAAGGCCGTGATGCTGTGCTTATATTATTGGGTTATAAACTTGGTCTCCCCTCTCTTTCCCACAATGGACGCTCATCGCTCAGAGGCCAAAGCTTTTCCATCAATATCATCAATTCCAATATACGGTTcgattataaaatttaataatattgttTGTTTACCTCATAACTTTTCTTATCGATATCGACTTGTGTTCCTAATCAAACCCATCATAGTGCCTATTTTAATCCAGACAGAAAACTGATATCCAGTAAACTATGGAGTTAATTGGATATTGGTTTGTATTGTTCTTCTAATTTTGGATAATATATACCATAATTAGTGATTCTGGGACGAAATGATATCTTGAGAGACTTGGGGGGGTAGATAGAGTAAATAGATACTCTTGAAGGAGAGAGTGTACGTGGAGTGCGAGAGACAGCGAGTGATTAGGGTCCACGAATTGGCGCGAATTCCATGGGGATGAAAGAAGAAACCCACCGAAGTCGAAGGATGAACAACAatgtcactctctctctctctcttatttttttttttgtttactcatTCCTACAGTCGCTCCTTcgcttcttttcttcttctctccttaTTTTTTTCCGATCTCGCTTCCTCCCCCAGTTTCATTGTTCTATTTCAGTTTCTGGTGAtcccatcatttttttttggttctgtgTGGTGATCTTATTCCTCTGAACGTCTTTAGATTGTGGTAATATATCGGTGATATTGTCGGAAACTGTAATCGTTTTGTCCGAATCCCTCTCCGGTGTGTCTGTTTGTCTAGAAATCTACAGATTTTTAGGTTTCTTGCGTAACAAGTCACTATACTGCGGGGAATGTCCCGAAAAATGGATCTCCTTCACTTGTAATCATTGTGAAGAAGAAAAGACTGACCAATATTGAACAATGGTACGTGAACGTCTTACTTTCCTGTAGATCTCTCTCCCTTACATAGCTGACTGTATACAGTTTATTAGTGTTGTTGTCCATTTAGTTATTGtgatgtttttggtaaattgcAGGGAACTCCAGTAAATATTATTGTAGGTTCTCGTGTTTGGGTTGAAGACTCAGACGTGGCTTGGATTGATGGTGAGGTTGAAAAGCTCACTGGAAAGAAGTTGTGATCCAAGCGACAACTGGAAAGACGGCAAGTCAATCACAAAAAACTGTTAACATTTCAACTTGTCACCTATAGTAATATCCCATAACTGTTTTAATATAACAGATCACTGCAAAGTTGTCAAAGATATACCCAAAGGATGTGGAAGCTCCTGCAGGTGGTGTTGATGACATGACAAAGTTGTCTTACCTGCACGAACCTGGTGTCCTTCAGAACTTAAAGATCAGATATGAACTTAATGAGATCTATGTTAGTATCTATTTTCTTACTTACAAATATGTTTACAGCTTTTTGATTGTTTAATGTCTTGACTATAGAATCTATTTGTTCATGACAGACATACACAGGAAACATCCTTATAGCGATTAATCCTTTTCAACGGTTGCCTCACATCTACGATGCCCATATGATGCAACAATACAAAGGAGCACCTTTTGGAGAACTAAATCCTCATGTTTTTGCTGTCGCTGATGTTGCATACAGGTGATTTTAATACTTGTCTATATATGTATTATGACCCACGTATATGTTGTCAGCCTAAGGCGCGCTTTACCTGTATACTCTCAGGGCCATGATTAACGAAGGGAAGAGCAATTCGATTCTTGTAAGTGGTGAGAGCGGAGCTGGAAAAACTGAAACCACTAAGATGCTTATGAGATACCTTGCGTATTTAGGAGGTCGTGCAGTTACAGAAGGAAGGACTGTTGAACAACAAGTTCTTGAAGTAATGACTTTGCTATCTTTTTTATCTTATATTAAGAGCTCAATCCACTAACTTGTTTGTTATATCTGCGTCCAGTCAAATCCTGTCCTTGAAGCCTTTGGTAATGCAAAAACTGTGAGGAATAACAACTCAAGGTAAGCCAAAATCTACTCATAATAGTGGGCACTCTATCTATACTCATTGTTGGTGATTCAGCTGATTGTTTAATAAGCTTTGTCTCAGTCGCTTTGGTAAATTTGTTGAAATCCAATTTGATAAGCAAGGAAGAATATCTGGAGCTGCCATAAGGACCTATCTTCTAGAGAGGTCTCGTGTGTGTCAAATCTCTGATCCGGAGCGCAATTACCACTGCTTCTATCTTCTTTGTGCAGCACCCCAGGAGGTAACCTCACCTGCaactcttttaaaatataaagaacTCGCCGCATAACTTAAGAGAACTGAGCAGGAAATTGAAAAGTACAAGCTGGGCCATCCAAAGACCTTTCATTATCTGAACCAGTCTAAGTGCTACGAGCTTGTCGGTATAAGCGATGCTCATGATTATCTTGCCACAAGGAGAGCTATGGACATTGTCGGAATTAGCGAAAAGGAACAGGTCAGTTTGTGTAAGCAGCTactgaatttaaattttgttttcttcagtTTTATATTGACAGTGAACTTCTCCTTTTGTCTATATCAACAGGAAGCAATTTTCAGGGTGGTTGCTGCAATTCTTCATATTGGAAACGTCGAGTTTACTAAGGGAAAGGAAGTGGATTCATCAGTTCCTAAGGATGATAAGGCGAAGTTTCATCTCAAGACAGCAGCAGAACTTCTCATGTACGTAAAACATTTTGCCTCTGTATGTTACTATgtgttataaattattagagCTAATTGGAAGTCTCTTTTTTTAGGTGTGATTTAAAAGCTCTTGAAGATGCATTATGTAAACTTGTTATGGTCAGACCCGAGGAGGTTATCAAGAGAAGTCTCGATCCAGAGAGTGCTGTTACCAGCAGGGACGGTCTCGCTAAGACAGTCTACTCTCGATTGTTCGATTGGTAGGTGGCTGGTTTTAAGTGTCAAAATAGTGGATCTAATTACATATTTGATGCTAAGTGAATATCTCTAGTTATGTGCAGGTTGGTAAATAAGATTAATACTCGATTGGACAAGATGCGAATTCAAAATGTCTAATTGGAGTTTTGGACATTTACGGATTTGAGAGCTTCAAAACTAACAGGTAATGAACCTTTTACGTGATTTTAGGCTCACAGATAGTAGTCGCCATTGTCTGCTAATACCTATCTGCTGCAGTTTTGAACAGTTCTGTATCAATTTCACTAATGAGAAGTTGCAGCAACATTTCAATCAGGTAGGTTCTTGATTGTACTGGAAACGATGTACGTTTTGATCACATTCCAGCTGTGATCTCTGAGTTTATTAGTTCCTTTTGTTGTTCTCAGCACGTTTTCAAGATGGAACAGGAAGAGTACACAAAAGAGGCAATAGATTGGAGCTACATTGAATTTGTGGACAACAAAGATGTTCTTGATCTTATAGAAAAGGTTTGCTTAACTGAGAAAGGACAGTGTTATCAAATTGGATGTTTTAACCTcactttctcctttcttttccatCTGCAGAAGCCTGGTGGAATCATTGATCTCCTCGATGAAGCTTGGTAATATTAAAGACTACTTCCATAGATCTTTTATCCTGACTGTTATTTTGTAAACTAATGAGACGCAATTTTTCCAGTATGTTTCCAAAATCAACCCACGAAACATTTGCAAACAAGCTATATCAGACTTTTAAGGCTCACAAGAGGTTCATCAAACCAAAACTCTCTCGAACAGATTTTACCGTTGCTCATTATGCTGGAGAAGTACGTTgtatatttctttttaccaagAAAAAATTGACACAAGGGGACTGTTTCACAATTTTCTCGTGTCTTTTAAATTTCTTTCAGGTTCTATATCAGTCTGATCTCTTTCTGGATAAAAACAAGGATTATGTGATCCCTGAACACCAAGATTTGTTGGGAGCTTCAAAATGCCCTTTTGTCGTGGGTCTTTTCCCTCCACTCCCTGAAGAAACATCTAAATCTTCAAAGTTTTCATCTATTGGTTCTCGTTTCAAGGTAGGAAGCttattctattaaaaatattcaggtGGTTTCTAAGGAAGAGTGTCTTACTAATATTCTCTTAGTAAGTAAACGTAAGAACTAAAATACGGTTGGCCTGATTGATGCAGCTGCAACTCCAGCAACTGATGGAAACATTAAATTCTACCGAGCCTCATTACATCAGATGTGTGAAGCCTAACAATCTCTTAAAACCTGCCGTATTTGAGAATGTGAACATCATGCAGCAGCTGCGTTGTGGTGTAAGTATacataagataatattttccaCAGTGATGTTTTTCTAGACTAGACATATGGGTTATGAGCATGGTTCCACAAAGCCtctttatgtttttaatatccTGCGAGTAGTGGCAGGAAAGTGTGTGCTAATAACTCTAAAACTTTTACGGTTTCTGTATAGGGTGTTTTAGAGGCGATCAGAATTAGTTGCGCAGGGTATCCAACACGTAAACCTTTCTTTGAGTTTGTCAACCGCTTCGGACTTCTATGTCCTTCGGCTTTAGAAGGGAGGTAAGTAAGCAGCAATTTTACTAGCCCGTAAAAATTATAATGTTTAGTGAGAGTTGGAATCAATATTTACAGATTTTGACTTTTCCCTGAACAGCTACGATGAGAAAGTCGTGTGTAAAAAGATATTGGACAGCATGGGACTTGAAGGATACCAGGTTCCTTGAGTTGAGTATCATTTAGTTAATGGAACCAATTGTATAGTATGAATGATGCAATGGAATATGATTCAGTGATGGAAAATTTGAAAGAAATCAAATGCACACTCGTATCTTTTGTTAATGCAGATTGGTAAAACAAAGATCTTCTTGAGGGCTGGTCAGATGGCTGAACTCGACGCTAGGAGGACAGAAGTGCTTAGTGGTGCTgcaaaaaaaattcagagacgAACAAGAACTCATCAAGCTCAGAAACGGTTTACTGTTCTGAGAAAGGCCACAATATCTCTACAAGCTCTATGTAGAGGTGAGCCATCTGATTTCAATCGCGCTCTTTGGAAGGGCATTAACTTTGTCACACTATATGAACTATTTGCTTGAATATAGAAACATTTATGTAACTTTTACTCAATTTCAAATATCATAGGAAGACTTTCCTGCAAAGTTTACGAGAATTTGAGACGAGAAGCTGCTGCTGTGAAGATTCAGAAGAATGGTCGGAGATATTACTCTAGAAAATCTTATAAGAAGCTCCATGTGTCTGCGCTTGCTTTACAGACTGGTCTAAGAGCAATGGCTGCTCGTAAAGAATTCAGATTCAGGAAGCAAACAAAGGCTGCCACAATTGTTCAGGTTGATGTTCTTAAGAGAGTATAGAAGTTTTAAACTACTTCAAGGAGTTTCACAAGAGCTTTGGCACTAGCCTTCAACGAGTGGCTACTCATGGTCATGCTCTTTGCTAACTCCATATTCACCTACGTGATTACGAAGTTTGCAGATTACTCCCAGCTTCAGTCTCCATGTCTTATATGCTCAAGGCTTGATCATATCCTTGGGAAGACAGAACATTTGAAGAAATCTCAGTGGGACATGTTTTGCTCCAAACACAAATCAGAAATCTCGTCGTTGGTTTACTGTCACGCTCATGGCAAGCTCGTTGACGTCCGTGGGATGTGTGAAACTTGTCTTCTCTCTTTTGATAAAACCAGTAAGTCCAATGCTGAAAGTTACAAGTTATTGGTTGGGAAGTTGGATGACCAACCAAGCACAAGTCCAAGACACTGCACATGTTGTAATCAGCTGTGGATACCACAAATTGATTCTACTGGTGAGGTGTTGGCTAAACCGGAAACACTAGCCAAGATTGGTTTGGTTAGTGATGAGAGAACCGGGAAACAGACTACTGCGTCCAAGAAAAGTGTCAGGTTCAATGATTTGCCTCATGTTGGGTACACTGAGCTCAAGGTTCACTCAGATACAGAACAAGAAGATGTATTTTCAGAAGATGAAGGTGTTGCGGTTAAAGAAGAGGATCATAGGATTCAAAACGTGGACCTGGAGACATTTGAGAAGGTGTTGAAGGAGGAAGAAATCATTTCATTAGATGATAGTTTTGTAACATCAAGAGCCATGGAACATTCTGAAGCTGCTTTGGAGGAGAAAGAAGATTTGATTCAGGTCCAAGATACTTCTATAATATCAAATTCTAAGGAAAGTCCTGCAGATGCCTTGTTGGAGGTGAGTGAGCTTATTACAGTCAATGTTGTCCCTGAAAGATCTGAGGAGGTGTTAAAGGAAGAAGAGATCATCTTCTCTTAGCATCACGTGGCATGGAAGATTTGATTCAACTCCGAGATATATCTTTAACATCAGATTTTAAGGAACTTcctaaaaatatcttaatagAGGAGTCAGAGCTTACAGGTACTTCAACATCAGTTGCAGCTGAAACTCATGAAGATCTCTTAGTGGAGGATACTGTTTtagaggagaaagaagagctGGTTCACCTACAAGATACTTCTGTAACACCAGATTGTGAGGAAAGTTCTGCAGGTGCCTTGATGGGGGAGACAGAGCTTCTTTGCATCAATGATGTTACTACTTCAACATCAGTTGCGGATGAAACTTCTGAAGATGTCTTAATGGGAGAGACTGTTTCAAAGGAGAAAGAAGAGATGCTTCACCTCCAAGATACTTCTTTAACACCAGATTTTAAGCAAAGTCCTGCACATGCTTCATTGGAGGAGGCTGAGCTTGTTTGCCTCAGTGATGCTACTTCAACACCAGTTTCAGCTGATAATCCTGGAGATATCTTAATGGGAGAAGCTATTTtaaaggaggaagaagagctgCTTCACCTCCAAGATACTTCTTTAACACCAGATTCGAAGGAAAGTCCTGCAGATGCCTTGATGGAGAAGGCTGAGCTCGTGTGCCTCAATGATGTCACTACTTCAACATCATCAGATTCTGATACAAATCCTGAACATGTCTTAAAGGAAACTCAACTTATGCCCCTCCATGAAACATCTCCAGAAGAGGTTCCTGAATCATTCACTACAGCTGAAACCCATGTTGATACATCAAAGGAGAAGGACACAAACCAAGCTGATATGACCTCTCTGGAATCTGAATATGTGGTTGTATCACCTTCAAAATCTACAAACTCTATCCCTGAAGATTCAAATGAATTTAACTGTAAGTTTTCTCAACACCATTGCTCCTATAGGATTAAAATTATTGTGAAATGGTTTTTAGTCTCTTATGAAATAAATACATTTTCATCAGGTGTATCAGACAACAAGGAAGAAACATCTCTTACATTGTCTGAGATGGCTTCTCACACAGAAGCTGCTCCTGAATCAGAATCCTCTTCTTTCAACTCAATGTCAGTGGCAGCAGAAACAAACCTTGACTCAGGTGAGTGGACGCAAGGAGGTGGTGAGTTGCTTGATCTTGCGGATGCATACAAAAACATCATTGTACACAACGAGAGTAATAGAGAAGCACACATAGAGCAATGGATGAGTAAAGACACTTCTAGAGTCAGCCAAGACCTCAAAGCACTACTCACTCAAATCTCAGCTTCTCGTATAAGCCCCAGGATATCTATTGTTGATCAGGAGACAAAGAACCTAGACTATGAAGATATGCAGTTGCTGATTCAAAAGAGAATGCTGGAGAGAAACGAGAGCACCTTATCATTAGAAGGAGTTTCTGTGAGCGAGATAGAAGGAGAAAGCGAGGTTGAGAGGTTGAAAAGACAGGTTGATCACGACAGGAAGTTTCTCACCGGTTTGTACAAAGAGCTGGAGGAA
It encodes:
- the LOC117127086 gene encoding myosin-11-like; its protein translation is MGTPVNMIVGSHVWVEEDSDVAWIDGEVEQLTGEEVVIQATTGKKITAKLSKIYPKDVEAPAGGVDDLTKLSYLHEPGVLQNLKIRYELNEIYTYTGNIVIAINPWP
- the LOC108870412 gene encoding myosin-binding protein 1-like gives rise to the protein MVMLFANSIFTYVITKFADYSQLQSPCLICSRLDHILGKTEHLKKSQWDMFCSKHKSEISSLVYCHAHGKLVDVRGMCETCLLSFDKTSKSNAESYKLLVGKLDDQPSTSPRHCTCCNQLWIPQIDSTGEVLAKPETLAKIGLVSDERTGKQTTASKKSVRFNDLPHVGYTELKVHSDTEQEDVFSEDEGVAVKEEDHRIQNVDLETFEKVLKEEEIISLDDSFVTSRAMEHSEAALEEKEDLIQVQDTSIISNSKESPADALLEVSELITVNVVPERSEEVLKEEEDLIQLRDISLTSDFKELPKNILIEESELTGTSTSVAAETHEDLLVEDTVLEEKEELVHLQDTSVTPDCEESSAGALMGETELLCINDVTTSTSVADETSEDVLMGETVSKEKEEMLHLQDTSLTPDFKQSPAHASLEEAELVCLSDATSTPVSADNPGDILMGEAILKEEEELLHLQDTSLTPDSKESPADALMEKAELVCLNDVTTSTSSDSDTNPEHVLKETQLMPLHETSPEEVPESFTTAETHVDTSKEKDTNQADMTSLESEYVVVSPSKSTNSIPEDSNEFNCVSDNKEETSLTLSEMASHTEAAPESESSSFNSMSVAAETNLDSGEWTQGGGELLDLADAYKNIIVHNESNREAHIEQWMSKDTSRVSQDLKALLTQISASRISPRISIVDQETKNLDYEDMQLLIQKRMLERNESTLSLEGVSVSEIEGESEVERLKRQVDHDRKFLTGLYKELEEERSASAVATNQAMAMITRLQEEKATFQMEALQNLRMMEEQAEYDLEAIQKLNELLVEREKVIQDLEAEIDYFRGLENKKIQNCLTGFDEERLYITSCLERIENMVQEDVNGEVLVDNLVTQESVTELRERVEKLKGDFDFLEHVVNSLGYGSEGVQFVEEIASHLQTLSMKRHNHTES